A genome region from Halichondria panicea chromosome 15, odHalPani1.1, whole genome shotgun sequence includes the following:
- the LOC135348933 gene encoding AN1-type zinc finger protein 3-like, with protein MAEAGNEDTAKLCPCGFWGSPQTMNLCSKCYKEKDQNAIEDGGHDSTDSVQGPTVLTKLGLVPSTSSAMITAQNSNTIEEKLDNQDETKKPEEEKNLNEVSLLPKDIPVQKNKKKCWSCKSKLELAQRELGLCKCGYTFCFMHRLPEQHECMYDHKEGGRQQALKTMVAAHKKIGRSFHRMDSRPE; from the exons ATGGCTGAAGCTGGCAACGAAGATACAGCCAAGCTTTGTCCTTGTGGATTTTGGGG ATCACCGCAGACAATGAATCTATGTTCTAAATGTTACAAAG AGAAAGACCAAAATGCCATTGAAGACGGTGGCCATGATTCAACCGACTCAGTACAGGGTCCTACCGTCCTAACCAAACTGGGACTTGTCCCTAGCACCTCATCAGCTATGATAACAGCTCAGAATTCAAATACAATTGAGGAAAAACTTGACAATCAAGACGAGACTAAAAAACCTGAAGAGGAGAAAAATTTAAATGAAGTATCTCTCCTTCCAAAGGATATACCTGTGCAGAAAAACAAAAAGAAATGCTGGTCTTGTAAATCAAAACTGGAGCTAGCCCAAAGAGAGCTTGGACTCTGTAAATGCG GTTACACATTTTGCTTTATGCATCGATTGCCTGAGCAGCACGAGTGTATGTACGATCACAAAGAGGGTGGGAGACAGCAGGCCCTCAAGACCATGGTAGCTGCCCACAAGAAGATAGGACGGTCCTTCCATCGTATGGACTCCAGACCTGAGTAA
- the LOC135348939 gene encoding uncharacterized protein LOC135348939, with amino-acid sequence MSEHGKSIKRTFSGYTRHYWSANIPREKHNEQVWVNKWYTPKDLRSSAPVQRHKFLAQPLPVSASLPTHWVPLAEAPLKSFSRASEEKQIQTSDPASRCEQWSTLRQMLPSRGHCEYWHKTTYKWGSGSSLAPAWSSAKPKRYPHINSSMTNYVDDMHLTNRQFKLH; translated from the exons ATGTCTGAACACGGCAAATCCATAAAGAGGACCTTTTCAGGATATACTCGTCACTACTGGTCAGCTAACATCCCAAGAGAAAAGCACAACGAACAAGTCTGGGTGAATAAATGGTACACACCTAAAGACCTACGCAGCTCAGCTCCAGTCCAGCGACACAAGTTTCTCGCTCAACCATTGCCTGTATCAGCATCCCTCCCTACACATTGGGTGCCACTAGCTGAGGCACCTCTGAAGTCTTTCTCGAGGGCATCAGAGGAGAAGCAAATACAAACCTCTGACCCTGCCTCCAGGTGTGAGCAATGGTCCACACTACGTCAGATGCTACCATCCAGGGGTCACTGTGAATATTGGCACAAAACAACCTACAAATGGGGCTCAGGGTCATCCCTCGCACCAGCATGGTCCTCGGCTAAACCAAAACGCTACCCACACATAAACAGCTCCATGACCAA CTACGTCGATGACATGCATTTGACCAACAGACAGTTCAAGCTTCATTGA
- the LOC135348932 gene encoding uncharacterized protein LOC135348932, whose amino-acid sequence MGNFVGKLKGLLEGLGKSEARILMLGLDAAGKTTILYKLKLNETVASIPTIGFNVETVTPVKGVTFTVWDVGGQDKIRPLWKHYFHNTEGLVYVVDSSDKERINESRDELFWILDSEDMRGVPIVVLANKQDLPHAYPTADVSSKLGLPQIRTHPWFIQGTCAPSGDGLLEAMEELGKMVKSFKKSRR is encoded by the coding sequence ATGGGAAACTTCGTAGGGAAACTAAAAGGCCTACTGGAAGGCTTGGGCAAGAGCGAAGCAAGAATTCTCATGCTTGGTCTGGATGCAGCTGGAAAAACAACAATCCTTTACAAGCTAAAGCTCAACGAGACTGTCGCTTCGATCCCCACTATCGGCTTCAACGTGGAAACAGTCACTCCAGTCAAAGGGGTGACCTTCACTGTCTGGGATGTTGGTGGCCAAGACAAAATCCGCCCGCTTTGGAAACATTATTTCCACAACACTGAAGGACTTGTCTATGTAGTGGACAGCTCAGATAAAGAGAGAATAAACGAGTCAAGAGATGAGCTTTTCTGGATTCTGGACTCTGAGGACATGAGAGGAGTGCCTATTGTTGTTTTGGCTAATAAGCAAGACCTGCCTCATGCATACCCTACGGCAGATGTATCGTCTAAGCTAGGTCTGCCTCAGATCAGAACACATCCATGGTTCATTCAGGGGACCTGTGCGCCGAGTGGAGACGGTCTACTCGAGGCGATGGAGGAGCTTGGAAAGATGGTGAAATCCTTCAAAAAGAGTAGAAGATAA
- the LOC135348873 gene encoding adenosine 3'-phospho 5'-phosphosulfate transporter 1-like gives MSEIDVSRIGLWGKLLNVQGQIQEHWFGSFLLNLIGYALIIAPAAFLINRWRKDPKVQRGEGRFYSLLKMFAIGIVDNNAALEKAEEGQSSPARSSTSSTTGEDNVVQYYVKLLFCVIGLQASYLTWGVIQERIMTQSYDGQKFTNSQFLVFVNRILAVVIAFVYINITTQPVHRAPFYKYSYASISNTLSSWCQYEALKFVSFPTQVLSKASKVIPVMLMGKVVSNRTYPLNQYFTAVLLSVGVSLFLLAADPSSQGKHSVETTVAGVIILLGYMAFDSFTSNWQSEVFETYKVSSVQMMFGVNMFSCILTVGSLLFRGVFFSSLSFLFDHTDFAFHVTLISICSAVGQLFIFQTIQAFGPLVFTLIMTTRQALSILLSCVLFGHELTLQALAGVLVVFISLLLRVYFRTQKKK, from the exons ATGAGTGAAATTGATGTGAGTAGAATCGGGCTGTGGGGGAAACTCCTAAACGTTCAGGGCCAGATTCAAGAGCACTGGTTCGGAAGCTTTCTACTCAATCTCATCGGATATGCCCTGATCATTGCTCCAGCTGCATTTCTCATCAATAGATGGAGAAAGGACCCTAAAGTTCAAAGAG GTGAAGGTCGTTTCTATTCTCTCCTAAAAATGTTTGCAATTGGGATCGTTGATAACAATGCTGCATTGGAGAAAGCAGAGGAGGGTCAATCAAGTCCAGCTAGATCAAGCACATCCTCAACGACTGGGGAAGACAATGTTGTCCAATACTATGTAAAGCTCCTGTTTTGTGTGATTGGGCTCCAAGCATCATATCTTACGTGGGGAGTGATAcag GAGAGAATTATGACACAGTCATATGACGGCCAGAAGTTTACTAATTCTCAATTCCTCGTCTTTGTCAATCGAATCCTAGCTGTTGTAATAGCATTTGTGTACATCAACATCACCACACAACCTGTGCACAGAGCTCCATTTTACAAGTATTCGTACGCATCCATTTCAAACACTCTCAGCAGCTGGTGCCAATATGAGGCTCTGAAATTTGTCAGTTTTCCAACTCAAGTCCTCTCTAAAGCCTCTAAAGTGATTCCAGTGATGCTAATGGGGAAAGTTGTGTCCAACCGCACATACCCATTAAACCAGTATTTCACAGCTGTACTACTGTCCGTTGGAGTGAGTTTGTTTCTGCTCGCTGCGGATCCTTCCAGCCAGGGGAAACATAGTGTGGAGACTACTGTAGCGGGTGTGATTATATTGCTCGGGTATATGGCTTTTGATAGCTTCACTTCGAATTGGCAGTCGGAAGTTTTTGAAACCTATAAGGTGTCTTCTGTTCAGATGATGTTTGGAGTGAACATGTTTTCTTGCATTTTAACTGTTGGCTCGCTGTTATTCCGTGGTGTGTTCTTCAGTTCTTTATCATTTCTTTTCGATCATACAGACTTTGCCTTTCATGTGACACTCATCTCGATCTGCTCGGCTGTTGGGCAGCTGTTCATCTTTCAAACAATACAAGCATTTGGTCCTCTTGTATTCACACTCATCATGACTACCAGACAAGCTCTCAGTATTCTCCTGTCCTGCGTTCTCTTTGGGCACGAATTGACTCTACAAGCTCTGGCTGGTGTTTTGGTTGTGTTCATATCTCTGCTCCTACGGGTCTACTTCAGAACACAGAAGAAGAAAtaa
- the LOC135348851 gene encoding serine/threonine-protein phosphatase 2A regulatory subunit B'' subunit gamma-like isoform X1 yields the protein MAEACEGMSWVDKLKRYNDKHTVDKPKPTESEQEEEDEQLLGEYYIKFKNATDTDKYKLIPKFYSKPPADDEILQQKLREDARATFLQRRTTELMDNEELQKLWLLLEENPTPPDIGEDPVSVCVCVCVCVLGGGRGVILGQECRDKGLEMEIPSNEHLPFPAMISFVDFQKIGEEVADKCKSYFTAGVFSKLLNNDPYGRISISQLFSYVMRKVWLQQTRIGLSLFDIQGLGYLKEVDLENYILELIPTLPQLKCLEESFYSFYVCTAVRKFFFFLDPMRTGKIKIQDVLACGFLDDLLELRDEDLSKDAQENNWFSAPSALRVYGQYLSLDTDHNGMLSRQELARYGTGTLTRVFVDRVFQECLTYDGEVDYKTYLDFVLAMENRKEPQALQYLYRLIDIKGQGYIDGFTLKYFFRAIQDQMKVHGHEAVKFEDVKDEIFDMVKPSDPYRITLQDLLNSGQGETVISILIDLNGFWTYENREVLLAEAQDVNTN from the exons ATGGCTGAAGCCTGTGAAGGAATGAGTTGGGTTGATAAGCTAAAAAGATACAATGATAAACATACAGTGGACAAGCCAA AGCCCACGGAGAGTGAACAAGAAGAGGAGGACGAGCAACTGCTTGGAGAATATTACATCAAGTTCAAGAACGCTACCGATACAGATAAGTACAAACTTATCCCAAAGTTTTACTccaag CCTCCAGCCGATGATGAGATCTTACAGCAGAAACTGAGGGAGGATGCAAG GGCCACTTTTCTGCAGAGAAGAACCACTGAGTTGATGGACAATGAAGAGTTGCAG AAACTGTGGTTGTTGCTGGAGGAGAATCCGACACCTCCTGATATCGGAGAGGAtccagtgagtgtgtgtgtgtgtgtgtgtgtgtgtgtgcttgggGGAGGGAGAGGAGTTATACTAGGTCAGGAGTGCAGAGATAAAGGATTGGAAATGGAAATACCCTCGAATGAACATCTGCCTTTCCCCGCG ATGATCAGTTTTGTGGactttcagaaaattggaGAGGAGGTTGCAGACAAGTGCAA GAGCTATTTCACTGCCGGTGTGTTCTCAAAGCTCCTGAACAATGATCCATATGGCAG GATCTCCATATCTCAACTATTCTCGTATGTCATGAGAAAag TTTGGCTTCAGCAAACTAGGATCGGACTCAGTCTGTTTGATATACAAGGTCTTGGTTATCTCAAAGAAGTT GATTTGGAGAATTACATTCTTGAGCTCATTCCAACTCTACCTCAACTGAAATGCCTCGAGGAATCTTTCTATTCGTTTTATGTTTGCACAGCTGTGAGGAaatttttcttttttcttgaCCCAATGAGAACAG GTAAAATTAAGATCCAAGATGTCCTCGCCTGTGGGTTTCTGGACGATCTCCTGGAG CTCAGAGATGAGGATCTTTCAAAAGATGCCCAAGAAAATAACTGGTTCTCTGCTCCTTCAGCACTACGTGTTTATG GTCAGTATTTGAGCCTGGATACAGATCACAATGGAATGCTCAGCCGTCAAGAATTGGCCAG gtaCGGAACAGGAACTCTCACAAGAGTATTTGTTGATCGGGTGTTTCAGGAATGTCTCACTTATGATGGAGAAGTG GATTACAAGACATACCTAGATTTTGTTTTGGCAATGGAAAATCGAAAAGAGCCTCAG GCTCTGCAGTATTTGTATCGTCTCATAGACATCAAAGGACAAGGTTATATCGATGGATTCACACTGAAATATTTCTTTAGG GCAATTCAAGATCAAATGAAAGTGCATGGACATGAGGCAGTCAAGTTTGAAGATGTAAAG GATGAAATATTTGACATGGTGAAACCAAGCGATCCATACAGAATCACTCTTCAGGATCTTCTCAACAG TGGCCAGGGAGAAACTGTGATAAGTATTCTGATAGACCTCAACGGATTTTGGACTTATGAAAATAGAGAGGTGCTATTAGCAGAAGCTCAAGATGTGAACACCAATTAA
- the LOC135348887 gene encoding formylglycine-generating enzyme-like, with product MQSCLAWSMEVKLKWTLCCILLATLSPTGGVDPEDSCDADNESCSDANRKSQLNKDMEQASRTKETLSKRFDNIPNTYTNELVLIPTGVFTMGTDDAILPQDGEGPARRVKITEFYINKYEVSNAEFAQFVKETDYITEAEKFGDSFVFDQLLSNATKSEITQAVKDAPWWLPVKGASWHHPDGMDSSIEDRWDHPVVHVSWNDAVAYCKWADNGRLPTESEWEYAARGGLEGRLFPWGNKPTPKGEHWMNIWQGEFPTNTLVDGYLGTAPVGSYPTNRYGLHNMAGNVWEWTADWWSIRHSGEPVTDPTGPPKGTDKVKKGGSYLCHKNYCYRYRCAARSQNTPDSSASNLGLRCAKTVG from the coding sequence ATGCAGTCCTGCCTAGCCTGGAGCATGGAGGTGAAGCTGAAGTGGACCTTGTGTTGCATTCTTCTTGCTACCCTGTCTCCTACTGGTGGAGTGGATCCTGAAGATAGCTGTGATGCTGACAACGAAAGCTGCTCGGATGCAAACAGAAAAAGTCAACTAAACAAAGACATGGAACAGGCCAGCAGAACAAAAGAAACATTATCCAAGAGATTTGATAATATACCAAACACCTACACGAATGAGCTAGTGCTAATTCCAACTGGGGTATTCACAATGGGCACTGACGATGCAATCCTTCCTCAAGATGGCGAGGGACCTGCCCGAAGAGTGAAGATTACTGAGTTTTACATCAACAAGTACGAAGTAAGCAATGCTGAGTTTGCTCAGTTTGTGAAGGAAACAGACTACATCACTGAAGCGGAGAAATTTGGAGACTCGTTTGTTTTTGATCAGCTCCTATCAAATGCGACAAAATCAGAAATAACTCAAGCTGTGAAGGATGCTCCATGGTGGCTACCGGTCAAAGGAGCATCATGGCATCACCCTGATGGTATGGATTCTAGTATTGAAGATCGTTGGGACCATCCAGTTGTGCATGTGTCTTGGAATGATGCAGTAGCCTATTGCAAATGGGCTGACAATGGTAGACTGCCGACTGAATCGGAATGGGAGTATGCAGCAAGGGGTGGTCTCGAGGGACGTCTGTTTCCATGGGGAAACAAACCCACCCCTAAAGGAGAACATTGGATGAATATTTGGCAGGGAGAATTCCCCACAAACACTCTAGTGGATGGTTACCTTGGCACTGCACCTGTAGGCTCGTATCCCACCAACAGGTATGGATTGCACAACATGGCTGGCAATGTGTGGGAGTGGACAGCTGATTGGTGGTCTATACGACACAGTGGGGAGCCGGTTACTGACCCCACAGGACCACCCAAAGGTACGGACAAGGTGAAGAAAGGAGGGTCTTATCTCTGCCACAAGAACTATTGTTACAGGTACAGATGTGCTGCAAGGAGTCAGAACACACCAGACAGCTCAGCTTCTAACTTAGGGCTGAGATGTGCTAAAACTGTTGGATAG
- the LOC135348851 gene encoding serine/threonine-protein phosphatase 2A regulatory subunit B'' subunit gamma-like isoform X2: protein MAEACEGMSWVDKLKRYNDKHTVDKPKPTESEQEEEDEQLLGEYYIKFKNATDTDKYKLIPKFYSKPPADDEILQQKLREDARATFLQRRTTELMDNEELQKLWLLLEENPTPPDIGEDPMISFVDFQKIGEEVADKCKSYFTAGVFSKLLNNDPYGRISISQLFSYVMRKVWLQQTRIGLSLFDIQGLGYLKEVDLENYILELIPTLPQLKCLEESFYSFYVCTAVRKFFFFLDPMRTGKIKIQDVLACGFLDDLLELRDEDLSKDAQENNWFSAPSALRVYGQYLSLDTDHNGMLSRQELARYGTGTLTRVFVDRVFQECLTYDGEVDYKTYLDFVLAMENRKEPQALQYLYRLIDIKGQGYIDGFTLKYFFRAIQDQMKVHGHEAVKFEDVKDEIFDMVKPSDPYRITLQDLLNSGQGETVISILIDLNGFWTYENREVLLAEAQDVNTN, encoded by the exons ATGGCTGAAGCCTGTGAAGGAATGAGTTGGGTTGATAAGCTAAAAAGATACAATGATAAACATACAGTGGACAAGCCAA AGCCCACGGAGAGTGAACAAGAAGAGGAGGACGAGCAACTGCTTGGAGAATATTACATCAAGTTCAAGAACGCTACCGATACAGATAAGTACAAACTTATCCCAAAGTTTTACTccaag CCTCCAGCCGATGATGAGATCTTACAGCAGAAACTGAGGGAGGATGCAAG GGCCACTTTTCTGCAGAGAAGAACCACTGAGTTGATGGACAATGAAGAGTTGCAG AAACTGTGGTTGTTGCTGGAGGAGAATCCGACACCTCCTGATATCGGAGAGGAtcca ATGATCAGTTTTGTGGactttcagaaaattggaGAGGAGGTTGCAGACAAGTGCAA GAGCTATTTCACTGCCGGTGTGTTCTCAAAGCTCCTGAACAATGATCCATATGGCAG GATCTCCATATCTCAACTATTCTCGTATGTCATGAGAAAag TTTGGCTTCAGCAAACTAGGATCGGACTCAGTCTGTTTGATATACAAGGTCTTGGTTATCTCAAAGAAGTT GATTTGGAGAATTACATTCTTGAGCTCATTCCAACTCTACCTCAACTGAAATGCCTCGAGGAATCTTTCTATTCGTTTTATGTTTGCACAGCTGTGAGGAaatttttcttttttcttgaCCCAATGAGAACAG GTAAAATTAAGATCCAAGATGTCCTCGCCTGTGGGTTTCTGGACGATCTCCTGGAG CTCAGAGATGAGGATCTTTCAAAAGATGCCCAAGAAAATAACTGGTTCTCTGCTCCTTCAGCACTACGTGTTTATG GTCAGTATTTGAGCCTGGATACAGATCACAATGGAATGCTCAGCCGTCAAGAATTGGCCAG gtaCGGAACAGGAACTCTCACAAGAGTATTTGTTGATCGGGTGTTTCAGGAATGTCTCACTTATGATGGAGAAGTG GATTACAAGACATACCTAGATTTTGTTTTGGCAATGGAAAATCGAAAAGAGCCTCAG GCTCTGCAGTATTTGTATCGTCTCATAGACATCAAAGGACAAGGTTATATCGATGGATTCACACTGAAATATTTCTTTAGG GCAATTCAAGATCAAATGAAAGTGCATGGACATGAGGCAGTCAAGTTTGAAGATGTAAAG GATGAAATATTTGACATGGTGAAACCAAGCGATCCATACAGAATCACTCTTCAGGATCTTCTCAACAG TGGCCAGGGAGAAACTGTGATAAGTATTCTGATAGACCTCAACGGATTTTGGACTTATGAAAATAGAGAGGTGCTATTAGCAGAAGCTCAAGATGTGAACACCAATTAA
- the LOC135348944 gene encoding peptidyl-prolyl cis-trans isomerase FKBP2-like, translating to MMKCTCLLLMVVLLMVGTVCLVEGKSGLQIGVKKRPETCDMKSTKGDRLSMHYTGTLEDGTEFDSSVSRNKPFEFTLGVGQVIKGWDQGLLNMCIGEKRKLSIPADLGYGDRGAPPKIPGGATLIFEVELLDIERKEEL from the exons ATGATGAAGTGTACGTGTCTGCTGCTGATGGTTGTGCTGTTGATGGTGGGGACTGTCTGCCTTGTGGAAGGGAAATCAGGGCTCCAGATCGGGGTCAAAAAGAGGCCTGAAACCTGTGACATGAAAAGCACGAAGGGAGACAGGCTGTCCATGCATTACACT GGAACGCTGGAAGATGGAACAGAATTTGATAGCAGTGTTTCCAGGAATAAGCCGTTTGAGTTTACACTAGGAGTAGGCCAAGTTATCAAAG GTTGGGATCAAGGACTGCTGAA TATGTGCATCGGTGAGAAGAGGAAGCTGAGTATACCTGCTGATCTAGGGTATGGGGATAGGGGAGCTCCTCCAAAGATACCAG GTGGAGCTACTCTGATTTTTGAAGTCGAGTTACTGGACATTGAAAGGAAAGAAGAACTATAG